A genomic region of Paralichthys olivaceus isolate ysfri-2021 chromosome 18, ASM2471397v2, whole genome shotgun sequence contains the following coding sequences:
- the tbx5a gene encoding T-box transcription factor TBX5-A isoform X2, which translates to MADQEETFGLQNSPGGSDSREAPSDNKSEKQNGTSSKSPSSQTTYIQQGMEGIKVYLHERELWMKFHEVGTEMIITKAGRRMFPSFKVKVTGLNPKTKYILLMDVVPADDHRYKFADNKWSVTGKAEPAMPGRLYVHPDSPATGAHWMRQLVSFQKLKLTNNHLDPFGHIILNSMHKYQPRIHIVKADENNGFGSKNTAFCTHVFPETAFIAVTSYQNHKITQLKIENNPFAKGFRGSDDMELHRMSRMQSTKEYPVVPRSTVRQRVGSSQSPFSGEVQGMGTPSTLSSQYSQCENGVTSTSQDMLPQSGSYPLPHEHGQDFHCIKRKVEDDCHSSEHSYKKAYPESSSSEEDHYYRPVGYAQSLGLAGGPYRSESSQRQACMYASASQGAEAVPSLEDISCNTWASVSPYGSCSVTTMQPMERLPYQHFSAHFTSGSLVSRLGGVGGHASPQLGDGHHAAMYQSSMTHQTLGRQCSPGAGIQSPTSGLQGNEYLYTHGIPRTLSPHQYHTVHSVSIMPEWNENS; encoded by the exons ATGGCGGACCAAGAGGAGACTTTTGGCCTCCAAAACTCTCCCGGTGGCTCGGATTCAAGGGAAGCACCGAGCGATAATAAATCAGAGAAGCAGAACGGGACCTCGAGCAAATCCCCATCGTCACAGACGACTTACATCCAGCAG ggAATGGAGGGAATAAAAGTCTACCTGCACGAGAGGGAACTATGGATGAAGTTTCACGAGGTGGGGACGGAGATGATCATCACCAAAGCCGGAAG GCGAATGTTCCCCAGCTTCAAAGTGAAGGTCACGGGACTAAACCCCAAAACTAAATATATCCTCCTGATGGATGTTGTTCCTGCAGATGATCATCGATACAAATTTGCAGACAATAAATG GTCTGTGACCGGGAAGGCAGAGCCCGCGATGCCCGGGAGGCTCTACGTGCACCCGGACTCTCCAGCCACGGGGGCGCACTGGATGAGGCAGCTCGTCTCCTTCCAGAAGCTGAAACTGACCAACAACCACCTGGACCCGTTCGGACAC ATCATCTTAAATTCGATGCACAAGTACCAGCCCAGGATCCACATCGTGAAGGCGGATGAAAACAACGGCTTCGGCTCCAAAAACACGGCCTTCTGCACGCACGTCTTCCCGGAGACTGCCTTCATCGCGGTCACGTCCTATCAGAACCACAAG ATAACTCAGCTGAAGATTGAGAACAACCCGTTTGCAAAAGGTTTTCGTGGAAGTGATGACATGGAGCTGCACAGGATGTCCAGGATGCAAAG TACCAAGGAGTATCCAGTCGTGCCGCGCAGCACAGTGCGACAGAGAGTGGGCTCCAGCCAGAGTCCGTTCAGCGGGGAGGTCCAGGGCATGGGCACGCCAAGCACCCTGAGCTCCCAGTACTCCCAGTGTGAGAACggggtcactagcacctcacaggACATGTTGCCCCAGTCGGGCTCCTACCCCCTGCCACACGAGCACGGCCAGGACTTCCACTGCATCAAGAGGAAAG TGGAGGACGACTGTCACTCAAGTGAGCACAGCTATAAGAAAGCCTACCCGGAGAGCTCCTCCAGTGAGGAGGACCATTACTACCGTCCTGTCGGCTACGCCCAGAGCCTCGGCCTGGCCGGGGGGCCCTACCGCAGTGAGTCCAGCCAGCGGCAGGCCTGCATGTACGCCAGCGCATCGCAGGGAGCCGAGGCCGTTCCCAGTTTGGAGGATATCAGCTGCAACACCTGGGCCAGTGTGTCACCCTATGGGAGTTGCTCCGTCACCACCATGCAGCCGATGGAGAGGCTGCCCTACCAGCACTTCTCCGCTCACTTCACCTCAGGGTCTCTGGTGTCCAGACTTGGCGGAGTCGGGGGCCACGCCTCACCGCAGCTGGGTGATGGCCACCACGCGGCCATGTACCAGAGCTCCATGACCCACCAGACTCTGGGCCGCCAGTGCAGCCCCGGTGCTGGGATCCAGTCACCAACATCCGGCCTACAGGGAAACGAGTACCTCTATACACACGGCATCCCACGTACATTATCACCACACCAGTACCACACTGTGCATAGTGTCAGCATCATGCCAGAGTGGAACGAGAACAGCTAA
- the tbx5a gene encoding T-box transcription factor TBX5-A isoform X1 produces MMRSRDQRLETLIKSRGRKKNPECVGSFINSASVTSLTTEPAWAVEFSVILVMADQEETFGLQNSPGGSDSREAPSDNKSEKQNGTSSKSPSSQTTYIQQGMEGIKVYLHERELWMKFHEVGTEMIITKAGRRMFPSFKVKVTGLNPKTKYILLMDVVPADDHRYKFADNKWSVTGKAEPAMPGRLYVHPDSPATGAHWMRQLVSFQKLKLTNNHLDPFGHIILNSMHKYQPRIHIVKADENNGFGSKNTAFCTHVFPETAFIAVTSYQNHKITQLKIENNPFAKGFRGSDDMELHRMSRMQSTKEYPVVPRSTVRQRVGSSQSPFSGEVQGMGTPSTLSSQYSQCENGVTSTSQDMLPQSGSYPLPHEHGQDFHCIKRKVEDDCHSSEHSYKKAYPESSSSEEDHYYRPVGYAQSLGLAGGPYRSESSQRQACMYASASQGAEAVPSLEDISCNTWASVSPYGSCSVTTMQPMERLPYQHFSAHFTSGSLVSRLGGVGGHASPQLGDGHHAAMYQSSMTHQTLGRQCSPGAGIQSPTSGLQGNEYLYTHGIPRTLSPHQYHTVHSVSIMPEWNENS; encoded by the exons CTTGGGCGGTAGAGTTCTCGGTGATCCTCGTCATGGCGGACCAAGAGGAGACTTTTGGCCTCCAAAACTCTCCCGGTGGCTCGGATTCAAGGGAAGCACCGAGCGATAATAAATCAGAGAAGCAGAACGGGACCTCGAGCAAATCCCCATCGTCACAGACGACTTACATCCAGCAG ggAATGGAGGGAATAAAAGTCTACCTGCACGAGAGGGAACTATGGATGAAGTTTCACGAGGTGGGGACGGAGATGATCATCACCAAAGCCGGAAG GCGAATGTTCCCCAGCTTCAAAGTGAAGGTCACGGGACTAAACCCCAAAACTAAATATATCCTCCTGATGGATGTTGTTCCTGCAGATGATCATCGATACAAATTTGCAGACAATAAATG GTCTGTGACCGGGAAGGCAGAGCCCGCGATGCCCGGGAGGCTCTACGTGCACCCGGACTCTCCAGCCACGGGGGCGCACTGGATGAGGCAGCTCGTCTCCTTCCAGAAGCTGAAACTGACCAACAACCACCTGGACCCGTTCGGACAC ATCATCTTAAATTCGATGCACAAGTACCAGCCCAGGATCCACATCGTGAAGGCGGATGAAAACAACGGCTTCGGCTCCAAAAACACGGCCTTCTGCACGCACGTCTTCCCGGAGACTGCCTTCATCGCGGTCACGTCCTATCAGAACCACAAG ATAACTCAGCTGAAGATTGAGAACAACCCGTTTGCAAAAGGTTTTCGTGGAAGTGATGACATGGAGCTGCACAGGATGTCCAGGATGCAAAG TACCAAGGAGTATCCAGTCGTGCCGCGCAGCACAGTGCGACAGAGAGTGGGCTCCAGCCAGAGTCCGTTCAGCGGGGAGGTCCAGGGCATGGGCACGCCAAGCACCCTGAGCTCCCAGTACTCCCAGTGTGAGAACggggtcactagcacctcacaggACATGTTGCCCCAGTCGGGCTCCTACCCCCTGCCACACGAGCACGGCCAGGACTTCCACTGCATCAAGAGGAAAG TGGAGGACGACTGTCACTCAAGTGAGCACAGCTATAAGAAAGCCTACCCGGAGAGCTCCTCCAGTGAGGAGGACCATTACTACCGTCCTGTCGGCTACGCCCAGAGCCTCGGCCTGGCCGGGGGGCCCTACCGCAGTGAGTCCAGCCAGCGGCAGGCCTGCATGTACGCCAGCGCATCGCAGGGAGCCGAGGCCGTTCCCAGTTTGGAGGATATCAGCTGCAACACCTGGGCCAGTGTGTCACCCTATGGGAGTTGCTCCGTCACCACCATGCAGCCGATGGAGAGGCTGCCCTACCAGCACTTCTCCGCTCACTTCACCTCAGGGTCTCTGGTGTCCAGACTTGGCGGAGTCGGGGGCCACGCCTCACCGCAGCTGGGTGATGGCCACCACGCGGCCATGTACCAGAGCTCCATGACCCACCAGACTCTGGGCCGCCAGTGCAGCCCCGGTGCTGGGATCCAGTCACCAACATCCGGCCTACAGGGAAACGAGTACCTCTATACACACGGCATCCCACGTACATTATCACCACACCAGTACCACACTGTGCATAGTGTCAGCATCATGCCAGAGTGGAACGAGAACAGCTAA